The Victivallis sp. Marseille-Q1083 DNA window GATTGCGGAATATCCGGAGATTGCGCCGCCGACGTTGTTCGTATCGGCCAGCTACGTCGGCGCCAGTGCGGAGGTGATTGCCGAGACCGTGGCGATGCCGATCGAAGACGAGATCAACGGCGTTGACGACCTGCTGTATTTCTCATCGACCTGCGACAATTCCGGCAGTTACTCCTGTTCGGTGACCTTCAAGAGCGGTACGGACACCGACATCGCGATGGTCAATCTGCAGAATGCGGTCAAACGGGCCGAGGCGAAACTGCCGTCGGAAGTGACCAAGACCGGGATCAACGTGATGAAGCGGGGCGGCGACATCCTGGCGATGTTCGCTTTCCTGACCGATGGCACCAGCATGAATTTGATGGAACTGAACAATTATGTCGAATCCAATATCAAGGATGCGGTCAGCCGGATCGAGGGCGTTTCCTCGGCCAGCGTGATGTCCACCCAGGAATATTCGATGCGTATCTGGCTCGAGCCGCTGCGCATGTCCGGTCTCGGAATTTCGACGTCGGACATCGCCCAGGCGGTCGAATCGCAGAATATCCAGGCGGCGGCCGGTTCGATCGGCACCGAGGACAGCAACCACTTCGTCAATTACAAGCTCAACGTCCAGGGCCGGTTGAAAACCGCCGATGAGTTCGAGAACATCATCCTCCGGCATGATGATGACGGCAGCATCGTCCGGCTCCGGGATGTCGCCAAAGTGGAGATCGGCGCCAGTTCCTACTCCGGCAAGAGTATGTTCAACGGCAAGCAGGTGGTCGGGCTCGGCGTCTACCGGACGCCGGAAGCGAATGCGTTGGCTACCGTCGAGCGGGTAAAGGCCGAACTCAATAACTGGGCGAAGCGGTTTCCGGCCGGCGTCAGCTACCAGATCGCTTACGACCCGACGGAGTTCATCACCGTTTCGCTGCAGGAAATTGTCACGACGCTGGTGGTGGCGCTCGGACTGGTGGTGTTGATCACCTGGCTTTTTCTGCAGGATTGGCGGGCGACGCTGATTCCGTCGATCGCCATCCCGGTCGCTTTGATCGGCACCTTTCCGTTCATGTACGCATTGGATTACAGCATCAACGTGCTGACGATGTTCGGTCTGATTCTGGTCATCGGTTCGCTGTGCGACGACGCCATTGTCGTGGTCGAAAATTGTCAGGCGCTGATGGAACGCGAAAAACTTTCCCCGAAGGAGGCCGCCATCAAATGTATGGAGCAGATCACCGGCGCGATCATCGCGACGACGCTGGTGACGGTGGCCTGTTATGTGCCGCTGGCTTTTTACGGCGGTATGGTCGGAGCGATTTACATGCAGTTTGCGGTGACCATGTGCATTGCTCTCTGTCTGTCGACGGTGGTGGCGATGACGTTGAGCCCGGCGCTCTGCGCGATCATGCTGCGCAAACCGGACGGGCATGTGCCGATCATCTTCCGGCCGTTCAACCGGGTGTTGGACGGCAGCCGGAGCGTCTATTCATTTTTCGTCGGTTTCCTGGTGCGGCGGGCGCTGCTGACGATCGTTTCATTTGCCGGAGTGGTCATGGTCATCTGGTTTTTGTTCAACAATATCGACAGTTCATTCCTGCCGAATGAAGACAAAGGCGTGATCATGTGCAACATCGAGCTGCCGAACGGCGCGTCGCTGGCGCGGACCGAAGCGGTGCTCGACGAATTTTCCGACTGCATCAAAGACATCAAAGGCATCAAGTCGGTGATGATGGTTTCCGGCATGAGCATGATGTCCGGTGACGGCGAGAACGTCGCCATGTGCATTTTGCAGTTGGACAACTGGGATCTCCGCCGGACGCCGGAGACGCAATTGGATGCGATTGTCGCAAATGTCCAGGCCGAAACCAGACGGATTGCCGATGCTTCCATCATCTGTTTCACGCCGCCGGCGATCATGGGACTCGGGGTGACCGGCGGCGCCACCTTCAATCTCTGCGCCATCGGCGACGTCAGCGCCGACGCGCTGTCGGTGACGGCGAAAGAGGTGGTCCGGGAACTCTCCGCCCAGCCGGAAACGCTGTACGCGATGACTGCTTACAACGCCGACACGCCGCAATTGTACCTGGACATTGACCGGGAAAAGGCCGAAACGCTTGGTGTCGAGGCCAGTTCGATTTTTTCGACGCTGCAGAGCAAACTCGCTTCGCTGTACATCAACGATTTCACGATGATGAGCCGGAATTACAAGGTGAAAATGCAGTCGACGGCCGAATACCGGAAGACGCTCGACGATATCCGGGAAATTCAAGTCCGGAATGACGAGGGCGAAATGGTGCCGCTCAGTTCGCTCGGCACCCTCCGGTATATGGTCGGGCCGCGGCAGATTACCCGGTTCAACAAGATGAGCAGCGCGGAGCTGAACACCCAGGCGATGCCGGGCGTCAGTTCGCAGAAATTGTTCGAACTGGTTGAAAATACCGAACTGCCGGACAATTATATGGTGGAATGGACCGGGATGAGTTATCAGGAAAAGCAGAACCAGGGACAGATCGTCTATTTGATGATGCTGGCGCTGACCTTCGCCTATCTGTTCCTGGTGGCGCAATATGAGAGCTGGACGATTCCGGTGCCGGTGATGCTGGCGGTGGGGTTTGCCGTGCTCGGGGCGCTGCTCGGTTTGCTGCTGACCGGCGAGACGATGAGCATCTATGCCCAGCTCGGCATGGTTATGCTGATCGGTCTGGCGGCCAAGAACGCCATATTGATGGTCGAATTTTCCAAGCAGGAACGCGAAGCCGGCAAGAGTGTGTTCGAGGCGGCGATGCGCGGCGCCAATCTGCGTTACCGCGCCGTGCTGATGACGGCCTGGAGTTTTCTGTTCGGGGTGTTCCCGCTGGTGATCGCCACCGGAGCCGGTTCGGGCAGCCGCCGCGCCATCGGCATTACGACTTTCTCCGGTATGGCGCTGGCGACCTTGATCGGCATCATATTCACCCCGGCGCTCTACGCGGCGTTTCAGCGCAGCCGCGAATGGCTGAAGTTGAAATTGGGGTGGCAAGCCAAACGATAGCCGTTCGGTTCCGGAAGTTGCGTCCGGGAAAGAACCGGGAAAAGGCCGGAAAAGTTTTTGCCAAACTTTCCCGGCCTGAACATTCGGTGCCGTGAATTATTTTTCGGAAGCCAGCCATTGCAGCAGCCGGAGCCGTTTGGCCGGAAAATCGAGCTGCTGGTCGGCGATCAACGCATCGACCTCGGCCGTCCGGCCGCACTGGCGCAGTTGCTGGATCATCACAAAATCCTCCCAGGCTTCCCGCATGTCCTCGCTCTGCAGCGATGCGACCGGTGCGGCGTTGCCGGGGAAATAAATCAGGTAATCCATCTCGGCGCCGTCGAAATCATCCCACGGATCGAAGCGCGGCGCGAAGATCGAATAAAAACCCCAGCCGTCGAGCCGTTTGGCGGCGGAGGTCCAGGCCAGGCGGCGGCCCGGGCAGGGATGGATGTAGGTGACGTTGAACCAGCGGTCCGGCTTGCGCCACAATTCGACCAGTT harbors:
- a CDS encoding efflux RND transporter permease subunit, coding for MFSRIFIERPRFAVVISVVMVLAGIICLYKLPIAEYPEIAPPTLFVSASYVGASAEVIAETVAMPIEDEINGVDDLLYFSSTCDNSGSYSCSVTFKSGTDTDIAMVNLQNAVKRAEAKLPSEVTKTGINVMKRGGDILAMFAFLTDGTSMNLMELNNYVESNIKDAVSRIEGVSSASVMSTQEYSMRIWLEPLRMSGLGISTSDIAQAVESQNIQAAAGSIGTEDSNHFVNYKLNVQGRLKTADEFENIILRHDDDGSIVRLRDVAKVEIGASSYSGKSMFNGKQVVGLGVYRTPEANALATVERVKAELNNWAKRFPAGVSYQIAYDPTEFITVSLQEIVTTLVVALGLVVLITWLFLQDWRATLIPSIAIPVALIGTFPFMYALDYSINVLTMFGLILVIGSLCDDAIVVVENCQALMEREKLSPKEAAIKCMEQITGAIIATTLVTVACYVPLAFYGGMVGAIYMQFAVTMCIALCLSTVVAMTLSPALCAIMLRKPDGHVPIIFRPFNRVLDGSRSVYSFFVGFLVRRALLTIVSFAGVVMVIWFLFNNIDSSFLPNEDKGVIMCNIELPNGASLARTEAVLDEFSDCIKDIKGIKSVMMVSGMSMMSGDGENVAMCILQLDNWDLRRTPETQLDAIVANVQAETRRIADASIICFTPPAIMGLGVTGGATFNLCAIGDVSADALSVTAKEVVRELSAQPETLYAMTAYNADTPQLYLDIDREKAETLGVEASSIFSTLQSKLASLYINDFTMMSRNYKVKMQSTAEYRKTLDDIREIQVRNDEGEMVPLSSLGTLRYMVGPRQITRFNKMSSAELNTQAMPGVSSQKLFELVENTELPDNYMVEWTGMSYQEKQNQGQIVYLMMLALTFAYLFLVAQYESWTIPVPVMLAVGFAVLGALLGLLLTGETMSIYAQLGMVMLIGLAAKNAILMVEFSKQEREAGKSVFEAAMRGANLRYRAVLMTAWSFLFGVFPLVIATGAGSGSRRAIGITTFSGMALATLIGIIFTPALYAAFQRSREWLKLKLGWQAKR